In a genomic window of Nodosilinea sp. E11:
- the psbA gene encoding photosystem II q(b) protein, with protein MTTSLRARDNAGAWEQFCQWVTSTENRLYVGWFGVLMIPTLLAATTCFIIAFIAAPAVDIDGIREPVAGSLMYGNNIISGAVVPSSNAIGLHFYPIWEAASLDEWLYNGGPYQLIIFHFLIGIFAYMGRQWELSYRLGMRPWICVAYSAPLSAATAVFLIYPLGQGSFSDGMPLGISGTFNFMLVFQAEHNILMHPFHMLGVAGVFGGSLFSAMHGSLVTSSLVRETTETESQNYGYKFGQEEETYNIVAAHGYFGRLIFQYASFNNSRSLHFFLGAWPVIGIWFTSLGISTMAFNLNGFNFNQSILDSQGRVIGTWADVINRANLGMEVMHERNAHNFPLDLAFAGEATPVALQAPAIHG; from the coding sequence ATGACTACTTCTCTTCGCGCCCGCGATAATGCGGGAGCTTGGGAGCAGTTTTGTCAGTGGGTTACCAGCACCGAAAACCGCCTGTATGTAGGCTGGTTTGGCGTGCTGATGATTCCTACGCTGCTGGCTGCAACCACCTGCTTCATCATTGCGTTTATTGCCGCTCCTGCGGTAGATATCGACGGCATCCGTGAGCCCGTGGCTGGCTCTTTGATGTACGGCAACAACATCATCTCTGGTGCGGTTGTGCCTTCCTCTAACGCCATCGGCCTGCACTTCTACCCCATCTGGGAAGCCGCTTCCCTCGATGAGTGGCTGTACAACGGTGGTCCCTACCAGCTGATCATTTTCCACTTCCTGATCGGCATTTTTGCCTATATGGGTCGCCAGTGGGAACTGAGCTACCGCCTTGGCATGCGCCCCTGGATCTGCGTCGCTTACTCTGCACCACTGTCTGCTGCTACCGCCGTATTCCTGATCTATCCCCTCGGTCAGGGTTCTTTCTCCGACGGCATGCCTTTGGGTATCTCGGGTACCTTCAACTTCATGCTGGTGTTCCAGGCTGAGCACAACATTCTGATGCACCCCTTCCACATGCTGGGTGTAGCCGGTGTGTTTGGTGGCAGCCTATTCTCTGCTATGCACGGCTCTCTGGTTACCAGTTCACTGGTGCGTGAGACCACCGAGACCGAGTCGCAGAACTACGGCTACAAGTTTGGTCAAGAAGAAGAGACTTACAACATCGTTGCAGCCCACGGCTACTTCGGTCGGTTGATCTTCCAATACGCCAGCTTCAACAACAGCCGTTCTCTGCACTTCTTCCTGGGTGCGTGGCCGGTGATTGGCATTTGGTTTACGTCCTTGGGCATCAGCACCATGGCGTTCAACCTGAACGGGTTCAACTTCAACCAGTCGATTCTCGACAGCCAAGGCCGCGTGATTGGCACCTGGGCTGACGTGATCAACCGGGCGAACCTGGGTATGGAAGTGATGCACGAGCGCAATGCTCACAACTTCCCCCTCGACCTAGCGTTTGCTGGTGAGGCTACCCCCGTGGCATTGCAGGCTCCTGCTATCCACGGCTAG
- a CDS encoding cupin domain-containing protein yields MSDTTIIKVTSEAAPMGAMGQKHLALSKTMAMRLWENEQPGEAKPETQRPYEAIGYVIDGRAELHLEGQMVVLEPGNSWVVPEGASHTYKILEPFTAVEVTSPPAVVHGRDQA; encoded by the coding sequence ATGAGCGATACCACCATCATCAAAGTCACCTCTGAAGCCGCTCCGATGGGGGCTATGGGGCAAAAGCACCTGGCCCTGAGCAAAACGATGGCAATGCGGCTGTGGGAAAATGAGCAGCCCGGTGAGGCCAAACCAGAGACCCAGCGTCCCTATGAAGCGATCGGCTACGTGATCGATGGGCGGGCGGAGCTACACCTCGAAGGCCAAATGGTGGTGCTCGAACCCGGCAACTCCTGGGTGGTTCCTGAAGGAGCATCTCACACCTACAAAATTTTAGAGCCCTTCACCGCTGTAGAAGTGACATCGCCCCCCGCGGTGGTACACGGGCGCGATCAGGCTTGA
- a CDS encoding histidine triad nucleotide-binding protein, with translation MSGDTIFGKIIRKEIPANIVYEDDLCLAFTDITPQAPTHILIIPKQPIPSLAEATPDDKELLGHLLLTVKAIADQVGLTENGYRVVINTGTDGGQTVFHLHLHLLGGRGLAWPPG, from the coding sequence ATGAGTGGCGACACTATCTTTGGCAAAATCATTCGCAAAGAGATTCCGGCCAATATCGTCTATGAAGACGATCTTTGCCTGGCGTTTACCGATATCACGCCCCAGGCTCCGACCCATATTTTGATCATCCCCAAGCAGCCAATTCCTAGCCTTGCTGAGGCCACCCCAGACGACAAAGAACTGCTGGGCCATTTGTTGCTCACGGTAAAGGCGATCGCCGATCAGGTAGGCCTCACCGAAAATGGCTATCGAGTCGTGATCAACACGGGCACTGACGGTGGGCAAACCGTCTTTCATCTGCATCTACATTTGCTTGGCGGTCGCGGTTTGGCTTGGCCACCAGGCTGA
- a CDS encoding glycerol acyltransferase, producing the protein MAAHSPGWSLDVRDPEFIQAFQPLWGWLYDHYFRVQTSGWEQIPEGQVMLVGSHNGGLAAPDMFMMIYDWVRRFGAERLVYGLMHPKVWAASPPLAALAERAGAIAAHPKTALAALDRNASILVYPGGAQDVFRPFSQRRQICLGDRKGFIKIALQRHLPIVPAVSWGAHETLLVLADIYPLVERLHDLGMPWLLGIDPEVFPIYLGLPWGLALGPLPNIPWPRPIATQIGTPIYFEHYGADAARDRTYVEVCYRQVRDHMQQDLNRLIAKHGDG; encoded by the coding sequence ATGGCGGCGCATAGTCCAGGCTGGTCTTTAGATGTTCGAGATCCTGAGTTTATTCAAGCGTTTCAGCCGCTGTGGGGCTGGCTCTACGACCATTACTTTCGCGTTCAAACGTCTGGGTGGGAGCAAATTCCTGAAGGTCAGGTGATGCTGGTCGGCTCCCATAACGGCGGCTTGGCCGCGCCCGACATGTTTATGATGATCTATGACTGGGTCAGGCGGTTTGGGGCTGAGCGATTGGTCTATGGTCTGATGCACCCTAAGGTGTGGGCCGCTAGCCCACCGCTGGCCGCCCTAGCAGAACGGGCGGGGGCGATCGCGGCTCACCCCAAGACAGCCCTGGCGGCCCTCGATCGCAATGCCAGCATTTTGGTGTATCCCGGCGGGGCGCAAGATGTGTTTCGTCCCTTTAGCCAGCGGCGGCAGATTTGTCTGGGCGATCGCAAAGGGTTTATCAAAATTGCCCTCCAGCGCCACCTGCCCATTGTCCCGGCGGTTTCCTGGGGTGCCCACGAAACGCTGCTGGTGTTAGCCGATATCTATCCCCTCGTAGAACGCCTCCACGACCTAGGGATGCCCTGGCTATTGGGGATCGATCCGGAGGTGTTCCCCATCTATTTAGGGCTGCCGTGGGGGCTGGCCCTAGGGCCGCTGCCCAATATTCCCTGGCCCCGGCCCATTGCCACTCAGATTGGCACACCGATCTATTTTGAGCACTATGGGGCCGATGCAGCGCGCGATCGCACCTACGTTGAGGTCTGCTATCGGCAGGTTCGCGACCACATGCAGCAAGACCTCAATCGCCTGATCGCTAAGCATGGCGACGGTTGA
- a CDS encoding acetate--CoA ligase family protein — protein MVVDQLPVSRVNARKTDAFDIHNGRFCEGSNPYLNTAAFVFDFALTGNIDPLPIATYVDAVSDRYPHLKEQTYETYAHLFAQVAAEVNRLDIGLHLQRWSVTYRGNRCCIAIEALHGRTTRSVIYAVWDWFEAITQDQHFYIEDQVEVFQNLFRQSVYGGPTVYALLRTAHEKGIPAFYLWDEGLMQYGYGKKLVRGIATTFDTDSHLDSDFTTGKDDCKAFLKTLGFPVPRGEIVETGHEALTAAERVGYPVAVKPVSGHKGEGVTAGVQDDDELEAAFDRALASIPKDQPVRVIVEQSIAGSDFRILCVNGRFVAAMERQPASVTGDGRSTVSELIKKANQSSDRSDTPTSPLGKIKVDDAMEMYLEEQGFTVDSVLDQGCTVYLRKVANLSAGGLSIDATPTIHPDNVILAQDVAQHFRLTCLGIDVIARDLTRSWRDGNFGIIEINAAPGVSMHLNPAQGDRVDVTSPILETFFPAEISARIPTMTFNRVSMRDLQELIDHILLQHPNWVIGAVCREGVLINRSEKVLSADYNVNVRNLLRNPRLDMLIAEYRGDIFEQDGVFYSGSDMVILDNPTETETLLARDVFPHSTVIVREGNQVSIRQEGLIEQYRLGGTEPFNRVYLKEVGTILG, from the coding sequence ATGGTTGTCGATCAGCTTCCGGTATCCCGCGTGAACGCTCGCAAGACTGATGCGTTTGACATTCATAACGGTCGGTTTTGTGAGGGCAGTAATCCTTACCTAAACACGGCGGCCTTCGTCTTCGACTTTGCCCTCACCGGAAACATTGACCCGTTGCCGATCGCAACCTACGTAGACGCGGTGAGCGATCGCTATCCTCACCTCAAAGAGCAGACCTACGAAACCTATGCCCATCTCTTTGCCCAGGTGGCAGCCGAGGTTAACCGGCTCGATATCGGGCTGCATTTGCAGCGCTGGAGCGTGACCTATCGGGGCAATCGCTGCTGTATTGCCATTGAGGCTCTACACGGGCGCACCACGCGATCGGTCATCTACGCTGTGTGGGATTGGTTTGAGGCTATCACCCAAGACCAGCATTTTTATATTGAAGATCAAGTTGAAGTCTTTCAAAACCTGTTTCGGCAGTCGGTCTATGGTGGCCCCACCGTCTATGCACTGCTGCGAACTGCCCATGAGAAGGGGATTCCGGCTTTTTATCTGTGGGATGAGGGGCTGATGCAGTATGGCTACGGCAAAAAGCTAGTGCGCGGCATAGCGACTACCTTTGATACCGATAGCCACTTAGATTCAGACTTCACGACCGGCAAAGACGACTGCAAAGCCTTTCTCAAGACTCTGGGCTTTCCGGTACCTAGAGGAGAAATCGTGGAGACTGGCCATGAGGCCTTAACCGCTGCCGAACGAGTGGGATATCCCGTTGCGGTCAAGCCGGTGTCGGGGCACAAGGGCGAAGGGGTAACGGCAGGCGTGCAAGACGACGACGAACTTGAAGCCGCCTTCGATCGCGCCTTGGCGTCAATTCCAAAAGATCAGCCCGTACGGGTGATTGTCGAGCAGAGTATTGCGGGCTCCGATTTTCGGATCCTGTGTGTCAATGGTCGGTTTGTAGCGGCGATGGAACGCCAACCGGCCTCAGTCACGGGGGACGGGCGATCTACCGTTAGTGAGCTGATTAAAAAGGCCAACCAATCGAGCGATCGCAGCGACACCCCGACTTCTCCGTTAGGCAAAATCAAAGTCGATGACGCTATGGAGATGTACCTAGAGGAGCAGGGGTTTACGGTAGACAGCGTTTTAGACCAAGGCTGCACGGTGTATCTGCGTAAAGTGGCCAACCTGTCTGCTGGCGGGTTGAGCATTGATGCCACCCCTACGATTCATCCCGACAATGTGATCTTGGCGCAGGATGTTGCCCAACACTTTCGGCTCACCTGTTTGGGCATTGATGTAATTGCCCGTGACCTAACGCGATCGTGGAGAGACGGCAATTTTGGCATTATTGAAATCAACGCGGCACCGGGAGTGTCTATGCACCTCAACCCCGCCCAAGGCGATCGCGTCGATGTCACTTCCCCCATTTTAGAAACCTTCTTTCCTGCCGAAATCAGCGCTCGAATTCCGACTATGACCTTTAACCGGGTGTCGATGCGCGATCTGCAAGAACTGATTGACCATATTTTGTTGCAGCATCCCAACTGGGTGATCGGGGCGGTCTGCCGAGAAGGGGTATTGATCAACCGTTCTGAAAAAGTCTTGAGCGCAGACTACAACGTCAATGTGCGTAACCTGCTGCGCAACCCCAGACTTGATATGCTGATTGCCGAATATCGAGGCGATATTTTTGAGCAAGATGGGGTGTTTTACTCGGGTAGCGACATGGTGATTTTAGATAACCCCACCGAAACGGAAACCCTGCTGGCCCGCGATGTTTTTCCCCATTCAACTGTGATTGTGCGAGAGGGTAACCAAGTCTCAATTCGCCAGGAGGGGTTAATTGAGCAATACCGTCTGGGTGGCACAGAACCCTTTAACCGCGTCTACCTGAAAGAGGTGGGCACCATTTTGGGCTAG